A window from Sphingobium sp. EM0848 encodes these proteins:
- the fliG gene encoding flagellar motor switch protein FliG, which yields MPEAAEVATPALKGSAAAAVLLMLFDEDEAAQILSRLEPEEVRQLGYAMYDVADVAVEEVNEALDHFVTKAKKRTTIGYGATRHIRGAMTKALGEERAENMLARITPPTRSTQLEMLKWMDGKEIAALIEAEHPQIMAIVLAHLEAPIAADVLQLLPVEYQEEIVYRIATLGPVSNEALDDLEQLLLRGNMAKKQGGASQRGGTIEAAAIMNNVRKDNEQRIIKALAKRDKMVAQTIEEEMFVFDNLIDMDDKNLGTLMRTVDSAVLVVALKGANDMLKAKIFGSMSARAAQAISDEIEERGPIRLAEVIDAQKLIIATARRMADAGTIMLGGKGNDFV from the coding sequence GCCTGAGGCCGCCGAAGTCGCCACCCCGGCGCTGAAGGGCAGCGCCGCCGCCGCCGTCCTGTTGATGCTGTTCGACGAGGATGAGGCCGCGCAGATATTGTCCCGTCTGGAGCCGGAGGAAGTCCGCCAGCTTGGCTATGCGATGTACGACGTCGCGGATGTCGCGGTCGAGGAAGTCAACGAGGCGCTGGACCATTTCGTCACCAAGGCGAAGAAGCGCACGACCATCGGCTATGGCGCGACGCGTCATATCCGGGGCGCGATGACCAAGGCGCTGGGCGAGGAGCGGGCCGAGAACATGCTGGCGCGCATCACTCCGCCGACCCGTTCGACCCAGCTGGAAATGCTGAAATGGATGGATGGCAAGGAAATCGCCGCGTTGATCGAGGCGGAACATCCGCAGATCATGGCGATCGTGCTCGCTCATCTGGAAGCGCCGATCGCCGCTGATGTGCTGCAATTGCTGCCGGTCGAATATCAGGAAGAGATCGTCTACCGCATCGCGACGCTTGGGCCTGTGTCGAACGAGGCGCTCGATGACCTGGAGCAGCTGCTGCTGCGCGGCAATATGGCCAAGAAGCAGGGCGGCGCATCGCAGCGCGGCGGCACGATCGAGGCGGCGGCGATCATGAACAATGTCCGCAAGGACAATGAGCAGCGCATCATCAAGGCGCTCGCCAAGCGCGACAAGATGGTCGCCCAGACCATCGAGGAGGAGATGTTCGTCTTCGACAATCTGATCGACATGGACGACAAGAATCTGGGCACGCTGATGCGCACCGTCGACAGCGCGGTGCTGGTCGTGGCGCTGAAGGGCGCGAACGACATGCTGAAAGCGAAGATCTTCGGGTCGATGTCGGCGCGCGCCGCACAGGCCATATCTGACGAGATCGAGGAACGCGGTCCGATCCGCCTCGCCGAAGTCATCGACGCGCAGAAGCTGATCATCGCCACCGCGCGCCGCATGGCCGATGCGGGCACCATCATGCTGGGCGGCAAGGGGAACGACTTTGTATAA
- a CDS encoding FliI/YscN family ATPase: MIRAALAQAETLFDHMQVQNRQPRHVGRLVSHDAGMLEVTGFRRPIGAGARVIAADGTICRAEVVGFRGDKTLLVPLDADAPLENGARVEPDSQASMVQVGDGLIGRVIDAMGQPLDRKGPIIAGGAWPLNGVKGNVLDRGRVTEPFDLGVRAVNALLTAGRGQRIAIIAGSGVGKSVLMGQMIQGAEADIVVAGLIGERGREVSDFLETKLKGAMHKSIVVAVPADHPPVLRLRAAARATAIAEYFRARGKKVLLLIDSLTRCAHAQREIGLALGEPPAMKGYPPSALALIPRLVERAGVDARTGGSITALYTVLADGDDTDDPIVDAARAIVDGHFVLSRHLSEQAIFPAIDIGKSLSRVMADVVPDEHRMAAAAYRRLWAAYEENRDLILMGAYRPGNDPVIDEAVQRRQEILDFIRQDQKSFIDLDTSANALIAEFGA; this comes from the coding sequence ATGATCCGCGCTGCGCTGGCTCAGGCGGAGACGCTGTTCGACCATATGCAGGTCCAGAACCGCCAGCCGCGCCATGTCGGCCGTCTGGTCAGCCATGATGCGGGCATGCTGGAAGTCACCGGCTTCCGCCGTCCCATCGGTGCGGGTGCGCGGGTGATCGCGGCGGACGGGACGATCTGCCGCGCCGAGGTGGTGGGCTTTCGCGGGGACAAGACGCTGCTCGTGCCGCTCGACGCCGACGCGCCGCTGGAAAATGGCGCGCGGGTGGAACCGGACAGCCAGGCAAGCATGGTGCAGGTGGGCGATGGCCTTATCGGCCGCGTCATCGACGCCATGGGCCAGCCGCTCGACCGCAAGGGGCCGATCATCGCGGGCGGGGCGTGGCCGCTCAACGGGGTGAAGGGCAATGTCCTCGACCGGGGCCGCGTCACCGAGCCGTTCGATCTGGGCGTGCGCGCTGTCAACGCGCTGCTGACCGCCGGGCGCGGCCAGCGCATCGCCATCATCGCAGGCTCGGGCGTCGGCAAGTCGGTCCTCATGGGCCAGATGATTCAGGGCGCCGAAGCCGATATCGTCGTCGCCGGCCTGATCGGGGAACGCGGCCGCGAGGTCAGCGACTTCCTTGAAACCAAACTCAAGGGCGCGATGCACAAGAGCATTGTCGTTGCCGTGCCCGCCGACCATCCGCCGGTGCTGCGCCTGCGCGCCGCCGCCCGCGCAACCGCCATTGCCGAATATTTCCGTGCGCGGGGCAAGAAGGTGCTGCTGCTGATCGACAGCCTGACCCGCTGCGCCCATGCCCAGCGCGAAATCGGGCTGGCCTTGGGCGAACCGCCCGCGATGAAGGGCTATCCGCCCTCCGCCCTCGCGCTGATCCCGCGTCTGGTCGAGCGGGCGGGCGTCGATGCCCGCACCGGCGGATCGATCACTGCTCTCTATACCGTGCTGGCCGATGGTGATGACACCGACGATCCGATCGTCGACGCCGCCCGCGCCATTGTCGACGGGCATTTCGTGCTGTCGCGCCATCTGTCGGAACAGGCGATCTTCCCCGCCATTGACATCGGCAAGTCGCTCTCCCGCGTCATGGCCGATGTGGTGCCGGACGAGCATCGCATGGCCGCCGCCGCCTATCGCCGCCTCTGGGCCGCCTATGAGGAAAATCGCGACCTGATCCTGATGGGCGCCTATCGCCCC
- a CDS encoding flagellar biosynthesis protein, producing MGQVTSGGFRNLFTPAHAAPGQPVHDAAPESGEDLLEQARIEAFTLGFEEGSRVTADANAADVEARRRLAEALELLAPAPSGMLSTMLSATVVRLVEQIVGEVEIDIERLLQRCDSVAAFIEDHDEKGALHLHPDDIVLLEGESIGVRLVADGTMQRGCVRLETADGWVEDGPDVRLSRLRALLDDMEGKA from the coding sequence ATGGGGCAGGTGACGAGCGGCGGTTTCCGCAACCTGTTCACGCCGGCGCACGCGGCGCCCGGTCAGCCGGTGCATGATGCGGCGCCGGAAAGCGGAGAGGATCTGCTGGAGCAGGCACGGATCGAGGCCTTCACCCTGGGCTTTGAAGAAGGCAGCCGCGTGACGGCGGACGCCAACGCCGCCGATGTCGAAGCGCGCCGGCGTCTGGCCGAAGCGCTGGAACTGCTGGCGCCCGCGCCCAGCGGCATGCTGTCCACCATGCTGTCGGCCACGGTGGTGCGGCTGGTCGAGCAGATCGTGGGCGAGGTGGAGATCGACATCGAACGGCTGCTGCAGCGCTGCGACAGCGTCGCCGCCTTTATCGAGGATCATGACGAGAAGGGTGCGCTGCACCTGCACCCCGACGATATCGTGCTGCTGGAAGGCGAGAGCATCGGCGTCAGGCTGGTCGCGGATGGGACGATGCAGCGCGGCTGCGTACGCCTGGAAACCGCCGATGGCTGGGTGGAGGACGGCCCGGACGTGCGCCTGTCCCGCCTGCGCGCGCTGCTCGACGATATGGAAGGAAAGGCATGA